A portion of the Gigantopelta aegis isolate Gae_Host chromosome 10, Gae_host_genome, whole genome shotgun sequence genome contains these proteins:
- the LOC121384162 gene encoding uncharacterized protein LOC121384162 — protein MGTCCSKKKDVPPCGNTAQEEHPREEDEPQRNEEMVVSSNTFGNSPTRQTTSEVVGSATEQAGIQTIPYIDDDRNAEDEEDVEVEDVNLQEPQSANTINATAEDGGIIQLGADSSVTFEGDHKFPQGSQSQITTQVEQTSSGLNLKSKGHGGPGIIQLGKGSTVQYISDISKTPTQPKSEFKGFATKSGGELKKITDNTQTIEYMETVSEFGRSVGIIWIGINQGTTGTGFRVGERYIMTAYHIVKQYLEGYQTFNANATFFNNPNAYIDFSNTLNRDENPSRRYTFLRDLYREVELDVIVLELNLEGRTPPLQVTFCDVNKEHQFTFVGHDKGEDKQCDPACVVVEPSSDEIKKGTKFCIQNKFRSNGYEGLEDPKFVRFHCRFEKGASGSPGVMCIGREARVCIMLLRGYPYFYWDLPSHKQKLFKDEYMLEEGVSMESVMHSMKENNEDACRKVFPQVM, from the exons ATGGGTACCTGCTGTTCAAAAAAGAAAGATGTACCTCCCTGTGGAAACACTGCTCAAGAGGAACACCCGAGGGAAGAGGATGAACCCCAAAGAAATGAAGAAATGGTTGTGTCCAGCAATACATTTGGGAACTCGCCCACTCGACAAACGACCTCTGAAGTGGTAGGGAGTGCAACAGAACAAGCGGGTATT CAGACAATTCCGTATATTGACGACGATCGGAACGCGGAAGACGAGGAGGACGTTGAAGTAGAAGACGTAAATCTACAAGAACCTCAAAGTGCAA ATACCATTAATGCGACTGCGGAGGACGGTGGTATTATACAATTGGGTGCGGATTCGTCAGTTACCTTTGAGGGAGACCACAAATTTCCTCAAGGGTCGCAGTCACAAATAACAA CCCAAGTAGAACAAACGTCCAGTGGACTTAATCTGAAATCTAAAGGCCATGGAGGACCAGGGATTATTCAGCTTGGTAAAGGGTCTACAGTTCAGTATATTTCTGACATATCGAAAACACCTACACAACCTAAATCAG AGTTTAAAGGATTCGCCACCAAGTCAGGGGGCGAACTGAAGAAGATCACTGATAATACTCAGACTATAGAGTACATGGAGACAGTGAGTGAATTTGGTCGATCAGTTGGCATTATATGGATCGGCATCAATCAAGGTACAACTGGGACTGGATTCCGAGTTGGTGAACGGTACATCATGACGGCGTATCACATTGTGAAACAATATTTAGAAG gtTATCAAACGTTTAATGCAAATGCGACATTTTTCAACAACCCTAATGCATATATTGACTTTTCCAATACCCTGAACAGAGATGAAAATCCGTCAAGGCGCTACACTTTCCTGAGAGACTTGTATCGCGAGGTTGAACTCGACGTCATCGTACTGGAGTTGAATCTTGAGGGCAGGACGCCGCCGCTGCAGGTCACGTTTTGTGACGTCAACAAAGAACATCAATTCACATTTGTAGGTCACGACAAGGGCGAAGACAAGCAATGCGACCCAGCGTGTGTCGTAGTCGAACCAAGCAGTGACGAAATAAAAAAAGGTACCAAGTTTTGCATTCAGAATAAGTTTCGAAGCAATGGTTATGAAGGTCTGGAAGACCCAAAGTTTGTTCGATTTCACTGCAGATTTGAGAAAGGGGCATCTGGTTCCCCGGGTGTGATGTGTATCGGCCGGGAGGCGCGTGTCTGCATCATGTTGCTAAGAGGGTATCCTTATTTTTATTGGGATTTGCCATCTCACAAACAAAAACTGTTCAAAGACGAATACATGCTGGAGGAAGGAGTCAGTATGGAATCGGTCATGCATTCTATGAAAGAAAACAATGAAGATGCTTGCAGAAAGGTTTTCCCGCAGGTCATGTGA